The following are encoded together in the Plasmodium knowlesi strain H genome assembly, chromosome: 8 genome:
- a CDS encoding flap endonuclease, putative, giving the protein MTIKGFAQFVNKKIPSTIKKIDDIKSFTGKKFIIDGTFFLYKFMYVAWKHIINDKNREKKYKANDLTTHILVRQYMIKKSIDLLKKQHEYFKSLQISTLYIIEDIGARYELQPVDYKCKKHVWKERDSLRKKKNLFDILNVDASKGGGTRSGDLPSGEVTPRGELTNDESPNVHCTSSAVGSGEISQSGNANPTANSPNSASKPFGEQKSAISSMSEGRNQKKSKMEIVVDEDGIHDLFKKNIFIKINSKTANDIYNYLSREKIPIFITKNDAEKECAIQCSHEKDIVVSDDTDALAFGAPNLIRFIMNKKKRHIINKDELLNELNISYEQFIDFCILSGCDYSAKIPGIGPVKAHNIIKKYKTIETFLESSAFNKYKNSKLFNQKLNGISMSLNDYIVNEFTYEQARKVFFNSY; this is encoded by the coding sequence ATGACCATTAAAGGATTCGCGCAATTTGTGAACAAGAAAATCCCGAgcaccataaaaaaaatagatgaCATAAAAAGCTTCACTGGAAAAAAGTTTATAATCGATggaaccttcttcctttacaaaTTTATGTACGTAGCATGGAAGCATATAATTAATGATAAAAACCGTGAGAAGAAATATAAGGCCAATGACTTAACGACACACATTCTGGTTAGACAGTACATGATTAAAAAAAGCATCGATTTACTGAAAAAGCAACATGAGTATTTCAAGTCGTTACAAATTAGCACGCTATATATTATCGAAGACATTGGAGCCAGGTATGAATTGCAGCCTGTGGATTATAAATGTAAGAAGCATGTGTGGAAAGAGAGGGATTCtctgaggaagaaaaaaaacctctTCGACATTTTGAACGTAGATGCatccaagggggggggtacgAGGAGTGGGGACTTACCAAGTGGGGAAGTCACCCCTAGGGGGGAATTGACAAATGATGAATCGCCAAATGTACACTGTACAAGCAGTGCGGTGGGAAGTGGCGAGATAAGCCAAAGTGGAAACGCCAACCCCACTGCGAATTCCCCTAACAGTGCAAGCAAACCGTTTGGAGAACAAAAAAGCGCCATCAGCAGCATGAGCGAAGGGAGAAACCAGAAGAagagcaaaatggaaatcgTTGTGGACGAAGATGGTATTCAcgatttgtttaaaaaaaatatttttataaaaattaattccaAAACGGCCAACGATATTTACAACTATTTGTCCCGGGAGAAAATACCAATTTttataacaaaaaatgatGCAGAGAAAGAATGCGCAATTCAGTGCTCTCATGAGAAAGACATTGTCGTTTCAGACGATACGGACGCATTGGCATTTGGAGCTCCAAACTTAATACGCTTCattatgaataaaaagaaaagacatATAATCAACAAAGATGAACTGCTTAATGAGTTAAACATAAGCTACGAACAGTTTATCGATTTCTGCATCCTTTCAGGGTGCGACTACAGCGCTAAAATACCGGGCATTGGGCCGGTGAAGGCGCACAACATTATTAAGAAGTACAAAACGATAGAAACCTTCTTGGAGTCAAGTGCTTTTAACAAGTATAAGAATTCCAAGCTTTTCAACCAGAAGCTAAACGGAATATCCATGTCGCTTAACGATTATATTGTTAATGAGTTTACATATGAACAGGCACGCAAGGTGTTTTTCAACTCCTATTGA
- a CDS encoding AP-5 complex subunit sigma-1, putative, with amino-acid sequence MVYGIIIHSSERHEKYYFSYYYDAEKSKVDVEEEENDCIRQQTIIKRVLEEITYYENEKMKTDNTAKKHREKYFDLLDAFLSKNNNDEGKINGEGFFRIINPSLFKNRINVLWKVVNKICYTLVFYAHENIHLADYFLHTFINALREQHDSVKRKKCKSNMELFHPDTVLAVLYFFLPKGQLLLMNENHANFLNSQVKQFLADKAQISPKDSKLV; translated from the exons ATGGTGTATGGAATAATAATCCACTCGTCTGAACGCCACGAGAAATACTATTTCAGCTATTACTACGACGCGGAGAAAAGTAAAGTAGAcgtggaggaagaggaaaacgaTTGCATCAGACAACAG ACCATTATTAAAAGAGTCCTTGAAGAAATAACTTattatgaaaatgaaaaaatgaaaactgatAATACGGCAAAAAAACACAGGGAGAAGTATTTCGATTTGCTGGACGCGTTCCTATCAAA GAATAACAATgacgaaggaaaaataaacggTGAGGGTTTCTTCCGAATTATCAACCCCTCCCTCTTCAAAAATAGGATTAACGTTCTGTGGAAAGTTGTGAACAA AATTTGCTACACCCTGGTATTCTATGCCCACGAAAACATTCACCTG GCGGACTACTTCTTGCACACATTTATAAATGCCCTCAGGGAGCAGCATGATTcagtgaagagaaaaaaatgcaaaagtaACATG GAACTTTTTCATCCCGATACTGTACTAGCCGTTCTGTACTTCTTCCTACcaa AAGGACAACTGCTGCTGATGAATGAGAACCATGCAAATTTTCTGAACAGCCAAGTTAAGCAGTTCCTCGCGGATAAGGCACAAATAAGTCCCAAGGATTCCAAACTCGTTTGA
- a CDS encoding 26S protease regulatory subunit 4, putative, with product MGNTQGGMNNNPYGFLGKKDDKDKGKDREKKKLESAPPSHIGKRKKKKKGVPGHSKLPTVTPNTKCRLKLLKLERIKDYLLLEEEFITNQEQIKTTEDKNYVKLKIDDLRGSPMSVGTLEELIDENHGIIATSVGPEYYVNILSFVDKDLLEPGCSVLLNNKTNSVVGILLDEVDPLVSVMKVEKAPLESYADIGGLESQIQEIKEAVELPLTHPELYEDIGIKPPKGVILYGPPGTGKTLLAKAVANETSATFLRVVGSELIQKYLGDGPKLVREMFKVAEDHAPSIVFIDEIDAVGTKRYEATSGGEREIQRTMLELLNQLDGFDSRGDVKVIMATNRIDSLDPALIRPGRIDRKIQLPNPDTKTKRRIFQIHTSKMTMSPDVDLEEFVMSKDELSGADIKAICTEAGLLALRERRMKITQVDLRKARDKALYQKKGNIPEGLYL from the exons atggggaacacGCAAGGCGGAATGAACAACAACCCCTACGGATTCTTAG GCAAAAAAGATGATAAAGATAAGGGAAAAGacagggaaaagaaaaagctagAAAGCGCACCTCCATCACATAtaggcaaaagaaaaaaaaaaaaaaaaggagtccCCGGACATTCCAAATTACCAACGGTTACCCCTAATACAAAGTGCAGATTGAAACTTCTAAAGTtggaaagaataaaggaTTATCTCCTGTTGGAAGAAGAATTCATTACAAACCAAGAACAGATAAAAACAAcggaagataaaaattatgtgaaGCTAAAAATTGATGATTTAAGAGGTTCTCCAATGAGTGTTGGAACGCTGGAAGAATTAATTGATGAAAATCATGGAATTATTGCCACGTCAGTAGGACCAGAGTATTATGTAAATATACTTTCGTTTGTTGATAAAGATTTATTGGAGCCAGGATGTTCTGTTCTTCTGAATAACAAAACGAACAGCGTCGTTGGTATATTGTTGGATGAAGTGGATCCATTAGTTTCTGTTATGAAAGTGGAGAAAGCTCCCCTAGAATCCTATGCCGATATTGGTGGTCTAGAATCACAAATCCAAGAAATTAAAGAAGCAGTAGAATTACCATTAACCCATCCTGAGTTGTACGAAGATATTGGTATTAAACCACCAAAAGGAGTTATATTGTATGGGCCCCCAGGAACAGGGAAAACATTACTAGCCAAAGCTGTAGCAAATGAAACATCGGCAACTTTTCTGAGAGTGGTAGGTTCAGAATTAATACAGAAATATTTAGGAGATGGACCTAAGCTAGTTAGGGAAATGTTTAAGGTGGCAGAAGATCATGCACCTTCCATCGTTTTTATTGACGAAATTGATGCCGTCGGTACGAAGAGATATGAAGCCACTAGTGGAGGTGAGAGAGAAATTCAAAGAACCATGTTAGAATTACTAAACCAGTTAGATGGTTTTGATTCAAGGGGAGATGTTAAAGTCATTATGGCAACTAACCGAATTGATTCACTAGACCCCGCCTTAATTCGACCTGGAAGAATAGACAGAAAAATACAGCTACCAAATCCGGATACAAAAACGAAGAGAAGAATTTTCCAAATCCATACAAGCAAAATGACCATGTCGCCAGATGTCGATTTGGAAGAATTTGTTATGTCCAAGGATGAGTTATCCGGTGCAGATATTAAGGCCATATGTACCGAGGCAGGGTTATTAGCTCTGCgtgaaagaagaatgaaaattaCGCAGGTGGACTTGCGTAAGGCAAGGGATAAAGCACTATACCAGAAAAAGGGCAATATCCCCGAGGGGTTGTACTTGTAA